The following coding sequences are from one Arthrobacter sp. PvP023 window:
- a CDS encoding NAD(P)-dependent alcohol dehydrogenase gives MTTPTVQSSTHVHAELPATMRAAILKRQGDMVLETLPVPQLDADQVLVQVAAVGVCGSDVHYYEHGRIGDYVVDHPLILGHELAGRIAAVGSAVDPARIGKRVAVEPQRPCRTCKQCKAGRYNLCPDIEFYATPPIDGAFAEYVTIQSDFAYDIPDSVSDEAAALIEPFSVGLWACERAGIKPGSRVLIAGAGPIGIIAAQAARAFGATEIYISDIAEDRLAFALEHGATHALNARTDSAEGLDVDAFIDASGAPQAVRSGIKAVGPAGRVILVGLGADDVELPVSYIQNREIWLSGVFRYTNTWPLAIQLIADGKVDLDILVTGRFALAESEEALKAGKQPGQLKAVVYPGR, from the coding sequence ATGACAACACCAACCGTCCAGTCCAGCACCCACGTGCACGCCGAACTGCCCGCCACCATGCGCGCCGCCATCCTGAAGCGCCAGGGCGACATGGTACTGGAGACCCTTCCCGTCCCGCAGCTCGACGCCGACCAGGTCCTGGTCCAGGTTGCCGCCGTCGGCGTCTGCGGCAGCGACGTCCATTACTACGAACACGGCCGGATCGGCGACTACGTGGTGGACCACCCGCTGATCCTGGGCCACGAACTCGCCGGCCGGATCGCCGCCGTCGGAAGCGCCGTGGACCCTGCCCGCATCGGCAAGCGGGTCGCCGTCGAACCCCAGCGTCCCTGCCGTACGTGCAAGCAGTGCAAGGCCGGCCGCTACAACCTGTGCCCGGACATCGAGTTCTACGCCACCCCGCCGATCGACGGCGCCTTCGCCGAATACGTGACCATCCAGAGCGACTTCGCCTACGACATTCCGGACAGCGTCAGCGATGAGGCGGCAGCCCTCATCGAACCGTTCTCGGTGGGGCTCTGGGCCTGCGAACGTGCCGGGATCAAGCCCGGCAGCCGGGTGCTGATCGCCGGTGCCGGCCCCATCGGCATCATTGCTGCCCAGGCCGCCCGGGCCTTCGGCGCTACCGAAATCTACATCAGCGACATTGCCGAGGACCGGCTCGCCTTCGCGCTGGAGCACGGCGCCACACACGCGCTCAACGCCAGGACCGACAGCGCGGAAGGGCTCGACGTCGACGCCTTCATTGACGCTTCCGGCGCACCCCAGGCTGTCCGTTCCGGCATCAAGGCCGTGGGTCCGGCCGGGAGGGTGATCCTCGTGGGGCTCGGGGCGGACGACGTCGAACTCCCCGTTTCGTACATCCAGAACCGGGAGATCTGGCTCTCCGGAGTGTTCCGGTACACCAACACGTGGCCGCTGGCCATCCAGCTGATCGCCGACGGAAAAGTGGACCTGGACATCCTGGTGACCGGCAGGTTCGCCCTCGCCGAATCCGAGGAAGCGCTCAAGGCCGGCAAACAGCCCGGGCAGCTCAAAGCCGTGGTCTACCCGGGCCGCTGA
- a CDS encoding carbohydrate kinase, which translates to MITVIGESLVDIINDPHRAGSTQAGPTQEHPGGSPLNVAVGAARLGLATNLVTHYADDRHGLMIEEHLHSNGVAVIRGGSAPTSTATATLSSGGAATYAFDVSWDINGASLPALAAVEGSHHVHTGSIAAVLPPGDQATLALVKAVRAHATVSYDPNCRPGISPDSAAARAQAEVFVAASDVVKASDEDLAWLYPDRTPDESMAAWLELGPAIVALTRGADGPVVMTRRGRMEMAAEPVTVADTVGAGDSFMAGLICGLAQLGLLGAPARARLQDITLGELHALAAYANRAAAITCSRPGANPPTSAELGSLTGSLTASEG; encoded by the coding sequence ATGATCACCGTCATTGGCGAATCCCTCGTCGATATCATCAACGATCCGCACCGCGCCGGCTCCACCCAGGCGGGGCCAACCCAGGAGCACCCGGGCGGGAGCCCCCTCAACGTGGCGGTGGGGGCTGCCCGGCTGGGCCTGGCAACGAACCTCGTGACCCACTACGCAGATGACCGGCACGGGCTCATGATCGAGGAGCATCTGCACTCCAACGGAGTCGCGGTGATCAGGGGCGGCAGCGCACCAACGTCAACGGCAACCGCCACGCTCAGTTCCGGCGGCGCCGCGACGTACGCCTTCGACGTCAGCTGGGACATCAACGGGGCATCGCTTCCTGCCCTGGCCGCCGTCGAGGGGTCCCACCACGTCCACACGGGGTCGATCGCTGCCGTGCTGCCTCCGGGGGACCAGGCCACGCTTGCCCTCGTGAAGGCGGTCCGGGCGCACGCGACCGTCAGCTACGATCCCAATTGCCGCCCCGGGATCAGCCCCGATTCTGCGGCGGCACGCGCGCAGGCGGAAGTCTTCGTGGCCGCCAGCGATGTGGTCAAGGCCAGCGATGAAGACCTGGCCTGGCTCTACCCGGACAGGACGCCGGACGAGTCGATGGCAGCGTGGCTCGAGCTTGGACCGGCCATCGTGGCGCTGACACGTGGCGCGGACGGGCCGGTGGTCATGACCCGGCGCGGCCGCATGGAAATGGCCGCCGAACCCGTCACAGTGGCGGACACCGTCGGGGCGGGAGACTCGTTCATGGCCGGCCTGATCTGCGGCCTCGCCCAGCTGGGCCTGCTGGGCGCCCCTGCCAGGGCGCGCCTGCAGGACATCACCCTCGGTGAACTGCACGCCCTGGCCGCATATGCGAACAGGGCCGCTGCCATCACTTGTTCCCGGCCGGGCGCCAACCCGCCCACGTCAGCTGAACTGGGTTCCTTGACCGGCTCCCTCACTGCATCGGAAGGTTAG